The following coding sequences lie in one Streptomyces albofaciens JCM 4342 genomic window:
- a CDS encoding O-methyltransferase gives MTKSKTTTITKALYDYVLAHNPPLDTVQRELVQTTLDRFPDVARMQSAQEQGPLLAFLIRLCGARRVVEVGTFTGFSALAMAQALPPDGTLIACDVSEEWTAYGREAWAKAGVADRIDLRIAPALDTLRAIPAEPRLDFAYLDADKGNYIAYWEELVPRLRPGGLIVADNVLFGGEVASPHAEGPAASIKEFNDHVMADERMEAVMLTVADGLTVARRR, from the coding sequence GTGACCAAGAGCAAGACCACCACGATCACAAAGGCGCTGTACGACTACGTGCTGGCGCACAATCCGCCGCTGGACACCGTGCAGCGGGAACTCGTGCAGACCACGCTCGATCGCTTCCCCGACGTGGCGCGGATGCAGTCGGCGCAGGAGCAGGGCCCATTGCTGGCCTTCCTGATCCGGCTGTGCGGCGCGCGGCGAGTGGTGGAGGTGGGCACGTTCACCGGGTTCTCGGCCCTGGCGATGGCGCAGGCACTGCCTCCGGACGGCACGCTGATCGCCTGCGACGTCTCCGAGGAGTGGACGGCGTACGGCCGTGAGGCGTGGGCGAAGGCAGGAGTCGCGGACCGTATCGACCTGCGGATCGCACCCGCGCTGGACACGCTGCGGGCGATCCCCGCCGAGCCGCGGCTCGACTTCGCCTACCTCGACGCGGACAAGGGCAACTACATCGCGTATTGGGAGGAACTGGTCCCGCGGTTGCGGCCCGGGGGACTGATCGTCGCGGACAACGTCCTGTTCGGAGGGGAGGTGGCCAGCCCGCACGCGGAAGGGCCGGCCGCGTCGATCAAGGAATTCAACGATCACGTCATGGCGGACGAGCGGATGGAGGCGGTGATGCTCACCGTGGCGGACGGACTGACCGTGGCACGCAGGCGGTGA
- a CDS encoding FmdB family zinc ribbon protein, with the protein MPRYEYRCRSCGSTFELNRPMSESSAPATCPDGHEDTVKLLSTVAVGGTAAAPAPSGGGGGGCCGGGCCG; encoded by the coding sequence ATGCCTCGTTACGAATACCGCTGCCGTTCCTGCGGCTCGACCTTCGAGCTGAACCGCCCGATGTCCGAGTCCTCCGCTCCGGCCACCTGCCCGGACGGGCACGAGGACACGGTCAAGCTGCTGTCCACGGTCGCCGTCGGCGGCACCGCCGCTGCTCCGGCCCCCAGTGGTGGCGGCGGAGGCGGCTGCTGCGGAGGCGGCTGCTGCGGCTGA
- the dgoD gene encoding galactonate dehydratase: MKITRVETFLAPPRWMFVRVETDTGIVGWGEPVVEGRAEPVRAAVEVLAEYLLGQDPSRIEDHWQVMTKGGFYRGGPVLSSAVAGLDQALWDIKGKQYGVPVHQLLGGPVRERVRAYSWIGGDEPAEIRDALAAQIEAGFTAVKMNGCGPMTPVATRAEIRDCLRRAETAREVLGDERDFGLDFHGRVSPANARRLLPLLAEHAPMFVEEPVLPDYPHSLPDLVNASNTPLALGERLFTRRDFLAPLQAGVAILQPDISHAGGISELRRIAALAETYGAQLAPHCPLGPIALAASLQVAFTTPNFLIQEQSVGIHYNQDAELLDYVTDPEPFRFQGGSLARTDRPGLGITVDEPAVRAADKKGHAWRNPVWRHADGSFAEW; encoded by the coding sequence GTGAAAATCACCCGTGTCGAAACGTTTCTGGCACCGCCGCGCTGGATGTTCGTCCGGGTGGAAACCGACACCGGCATCGTCGGCTGGGGCGAGCCGGTGGTCGAGGGGCGGGCCGAACCGGTACGTGCCGCCGTCGAGGTTCTGGCCGAATACCTTCTCGGCCAGGACCCGTCCCGTATCGAGGACCACTGGCAGGTCATGACCAAGGGCGGTTTCTACCGCGGCGGTCCGGTGCTCTCCTCCGCCGTCGCCGGGCTGGACCAGGCTCTCTGGGACATCAAGGGCAAGCAGTACGGCGTCCCCGTCCACCAACTCCTCGGCGGCCCCGTACGGGAACGTGTCCGCGCGTACTCATGGATCGGCGGCGATGAGCCGGCCGAGATACGGGACGCGCTGGCCGCCCAGATCGAGGCGGGTTTCACCGCCGTCAAGATGAACGGCTGCGGTCCGATGACCCCGGTCGCCACCCGCGCCGAGATACGGGACTGCCTACGCCGCGCCGAAACCGCACGCGAGGTGTTGGGCGACGAGCGCGACTTCGGCCTGGACTTCCACGGTCGTGTCTCCCCCGCCAACGCCCGGCGCCTGCTCCCCCTGCTCGCCGAACACGCGCCGATGTTCGTCGAAGAACCCGTCCTCCCCGACTATCCGCACTCCCTTCCCGACCTGGTCAATGCCTCCAATACCCCTCTCGCACTCGGCGAACGACTCTTCACCCGACGGGACTTCCTGGCCCCTCTCCAGGCCGGCGTCGCCATCCTTCAGCCGGACATCTCCCATGCGGGTGGCATCTCCGAACTGCGCCGGATCGCCGCCCTCGCGGAGACCTACGGAGCCCAGCTCGCCCCGCACTGTCCACTCGGCCCGATCGCACTCGCCGCCAGCCTCCAAGTCGCCTTCACCACCCCCAACTTCCTCATCCAGGAACAGTCCGTCGGCATCCACTACAACCAGGACGCCGAACTGCTCGACTACGTCACCGACCCGGAACCCTTCCGCTTCCAAGGCGGCTCTCTCGCACGCACCGACCGCCCGGGCCTGGGCATCACGGTCGACGAGCCGGCCGTACGCGCCGCCGACAAGAAGGGCCACGCCTGGCGCAATCCCGTCTGGCGCCACGCGGACGGCTCGTTCGCCGAATGGTGA
- a CDS encoding DUF4383 domain-containing protein → MDAGQALHGPSRTLRGKVRHTRLDEHLPVDHRLSQVYRFGAGLMGLVLVAFGVLGLINKIGFFDTGGDTVAGLNTNGALSVLSIIVGLVLFGGMVIGGNFASTLNIVLGVAFLLSGFVNLAILETGFNFLAFRIQNVLFSFVVGLMLLVFGMYGRVSGGLPHDNPYWRARHPEIANRPARPLPPRTGAHAAPRDETPASHGHRSRTRSPKHRRRHAI, encoded by the coding sequence ATGGACGCTGGCCAGGCTCTGCACGGGCCCTCCCGGACGCTGCGCGGCAAGGTGCGGCACACACGGCTCGACGAGCACCTCCCCGTGGATCACCGGCTCAGCCAGGTCTATCGTTTCGGCGCGGGCCTGATGGGGCTGGTACTCGTCGCTTTCGGCGTTCTCGGCCTGATCAACAAGATCGGGTTCTTCGACACGGGCGGCGACACCGTCGCCGGGCTGAACACCAACGGTGCGCTGAGCGTGCTGTCGATCATCGTGGGCCTGGTCCTCTTCGGCGGCATGGTGATCGGCGGGAACTTCGCCTCGACGCTCAACATCGTGCTCGGCGTCGCCTTCCTGCTCAGCGGCTTCGTCAACCTCGCCATTCTGGAGACCGGCTTCAACTTCCTGGCCTTCCGGATCCAGAACGTTCTGTTCAGCTTCGTCGTCGGTCTGATGCTCCTGGTCTTCGGTATGTACGGACGTGTCTCCGGTGGCCTGCCGCACGACAACCCGTACTGGCGCGCCCGCCACCCGGAAATCGCGAACCGACCGGCGCGCCCCCTCCCGCCCCGGACGGGCGCACACGCGGCCCCTCGCGACGAGACTCCGGCAAGCCACGGACACCGCTCCCGCACCCGCTCCCCGAAGCACCGCCGCAGACACGCCATCTAG
- a CDS encoding DoxX family protein → MSSPLSPLRDYGSGVDDRHAASPHAYDIGLLLLRLAVGLIMAAHGTQKLFGWFDGPGLDGTGQFFTASGYPSGDAMAVVAGLSETLGGLGLVLGLLTPLAGAAVVGTMVNALGVKWGGGFFAPEGVEYELLLTAGAAALALTGPGRYAVDRLLPVLRAHRLVYGVAALVLGVVLAVVFLLLRK, encoded by the coding sequence ATGTCCTCCCCCCTCAGCCCCCTCCGTGACTACGGCAGCGGCGTCGACGACCGCCATGCCGCGAGCCCGCATGCGTATGACATCGGTCTGCTGCTGTTGCGGCTCGCGGTCGGATTGATCATGGCCGCGCACGGTACGCAGAAGCTGTTCGGCTGGTTCGACGGGCCGGGGCTGGACGGGACCGGCCAGTTCTTCACGGCCAGCGGCTACCCGTCCGGTGACGCCATGGCCGTCGTCGCCGGTCTCAGCGAGACGCTGGGCGGCCTCGGGCTGGTGCTCGGGCTGCTGACGCCGCTGGCGGGTGCGGCGGTCGTCGGGACGATGGTGAACGCGCTGGGAGTGAAGTGGGGCGGCGGGTTCTTCGCGCCCGAGGGCGTCGAGTACGAGCTGCTGCTCACGGCGGGTGCGGCGGCGCTCGCGCTGACCGGCCCCGGCCGGTACGCGGTCGACCGGCTGCTTCCGGTCCTGCGCGCGCACCGGCTGGTGTACGGCGTGGCCGCCTTGGTGCTCGGGGTGGTTTTGGCGGTCGTGTTCCTGCTGCTGCGTAAGTGA
- a CDS encoding VOC family protein, protein MAVRRLNHAVLYVRDVGRAVAFYTEALGFRVDTEIPGRAAFLSAEGTANDHDLGLFAVGAAAPGPEHGRVGLYHLAWEVGTLGELADVAAGLAERGALVGATDHLVSKSVYAKDPDGNEFEVMWRVPREDWPGPDEPDRLRPLDLEAELARWGRDLKTGAAAGSAT, encoded by the coding sequence GTGGCGGTACGGCGGTTGAACCACGCGGTGCTCTACGTGCGGGACGTGGGACGCGCGGTGGCCTTCTATACCGAGGCGCTCGGTTTCCGGGTGGACACGGAGATTCCGGGGCGGGCCGCGTTCCTCAGTGCAGAGGGAACGGCCAACGATCACGACCTCGGGCTGTTCGCGGTGGGGGCCGCGGCCCCCGGGCCCGAGCACGGCCGGGTGGGGCTCTACCACCTGGCCTGGGAGGTGGGCACGCTCGGGGAGCTGGCGGACGTGGCGGCGGGGCTGGCGGAGCGGGGCGCGCTGGTCGGCGCCACCGATCACCTGGTGTCCAAGTCGGTGTACGCGAAGGATCCGGACGGCAACGAGTTCGAGGTGATGTGGCGCGTGCCGCGCGAGGACTGGCCGGGGCCGGACGAACCGGACCGGCTCCGTCCGCTCGACCTCGAAGCGGAGCTGGCGCGCTGGGGGCGGGACCTGAAGACGGGGGCGGCGGCCGGTTCGGCTACCTGA
- a CDS encoding HoxN/HupN/NixA family nickel/cobalt transporter, with product MIHEVLERDHRMPLSTNPPASSSPSSPSSPSSPTSPAPSSGGSASPLPDFRWRRQDTVRTAGLMAVIAGLHVVAFGVLFLLVVPHHYAVGSQVFGVGLGLTAYTLGMRHAFDADHIAAIDNTTRKLMADGKRPVSVGFWFALGHSSVVVAMAALVAGGAQLAGTLLDDESRAHQVLGTVGTTVSGGFLYLIAALNLVALAGIWRVFRAMREGRYDETELEQHLDSRGFMNRVLGRFTRSITRPGQMYPLGLLFGLGFDTATEVTLMVMAGSGAAAGLPWYAILVLPLLFAAGMSLFDTLDGTFMNFAYQWAFSNPVRKVYYNLTITGLSIAVAFFIGTIELVTVLHDKLDLKDGVTDWISSIDLDNVGFIIVGLFVVVWAAALAYWRLAGVEKRWSARASRATGAEAGETA from the coding sequence CTGATCCACGAGGTGCTGGAGCGTGACCACCGGATGCCCCTGTCCACAAACCCCCCTGCTTCCTCTTCTCCCTCCTCTCCCTCCTCTCCCTCTTCCCCCACTTCGCCCGCGCCCTCCTCCGGCGGATCCGCCTCTCCCCTCCCCGATTTCCGCTGGCGGCGGCAGGACACCGTGCGGACCGCGGGGCTGATGGCGGTCATCGCCGGACTGCACGTCGTCGCCTTCGGCGTGCTCTTCCTGCTGGTCGTGCCGCACCACTACGCGGTGGGCTCACAGGTCTTCGGGGTCGGCCTCGGCCTCACCGCGTACACCCTCGGCATGCGGCACGCCTTCGACGCCGACCACATCGCCGCCATCGACAACACCACCCGCAAACTGATGGCCGACGGCAAGCGGCCGGTCTCCGTGGGCTTCTGGTTCGCGCTCGGCCACTCCAGCGTGGTCGTCGCCATGGCGGCGCTGGTCGCCGGCGGCGCGCAGCTCGCGGGCACCCTGCTGGACGACGAATCGCGCGCCCACCAGGTGCTCGGCACCGTGGGCACCACGGTCTCCGGCGGCTTCCTGTACCTCATCGCCGCGCTCAACCTCGTCGCGCTGGCAGGCATCTGGCGGGTGTTCCGGGCGATGCGGGAGGGCCGGTACGACGAGACGGAGCTGGAGCAGCACCTCGACTCGCGCGGCTTCATGAACCGCGTGCTGGGCCGCTTCACCCGCTCCATCACCCGACCCGGCCAGATGTACCCGCTCGGCCTGCTGTTCGGCCTCGGCTTCGACACCGCGACCGAGGTGACGCTGATGGTGATGGCGGGCAGCGGCGCGGCGGCCGGCCTGCCCTGGTACGCGATCCTGGTGCTGCCGCTGCTGTTCGCGGCGGGCATGAGCCTGTTCGACACCCTGGACGGCACGTTCATGAACTTCGCGTACCAGTGGGCGTTCTCGAACCCGGTACGCAAGGTCTACTACAACCTCACGATCACCGGCCTGTCGATCGCCGTCGCCTTCTTCATCGGCACCATCGAGCTGGTCACCGTCCTGCACGACAAACTGGACCTGAAGGACGGCGTCACCGACTGGATCTCGTCCATCGACCTGGACAACGTCGGCTTCATCATCGTCGGCCTGTTCGTGGTCGTCTGGGCGGCGGCCTTGGCGTACTGGCGATTGGCCGGCGTGGAGAAGCGCTGGTCGGCCCGGGCGTCGCGGGCGACAGGGGCGGAGGCCGGGGAGACCGCCTGA
- a CDS encoding ABC transporter substrate-binding protein, giving the protein MTAAVTVLAVAALASGCGGADGQDAGAVGSRNGSAGGFPVTVTDCDGRKTTFSTAPRKIVTSNAASLEMLLRLGVEDRVVGTGFPPGKGTLPGELDARAQQVPVLGKTVIPKEKLLGSGADLYIDTFASMGNMGGAATGPTEAEFAAAGIKHVYLASTACAPRKKVPQRDLSAVEGDIRRLGQVTGTSPRALQLVAEMEKKVAEVRKAIADVPVEKRPSYFFFDFDAGTKQPVAVCNRQVANAVLTEAGARNIFADCAGDFRPVSWEDVVDKDPDWIQLGVRNRGSAAANEKAFAEAEQFLRTFPATAGLRAVKEGKFLRIGSERTTIAGVGNADTVRRIAATLYTDRLGRLDGSVSGGSALGGSASGGSASDGSVSGGSVSGGAAAGGVGR; this is encoded by the coding sequence GTGACGGCGGCGGTGACGGTGCTGGCGGTGGCCGCGCTGGCCTCGGGGTGCGGCGGTGCCGACGGGCAGGATGCCGGGGCCGTGGGCAGCCGGAACGGCTCGGCGGGTGGCTTTCCGGTCACCGTCACCGATTGCGACGGGCGGAAGACGACTTTCTCCACCGCGCCACGGAAAATCGTCACCAGCAATGCGGCGAGTCTGGAGATGCTGCTTCGGCTGGGTGTGGAGGACCGGGTCGTCGGCACCGGATTTCCGCCGGGCAAGGGCACGTTGCCGGGTGAACTCGACGCTCGGGCGCAGCAGGTGCCGGTCCTGGGGAAAACGGTGATTCCGAAGGAGAAGCTGCTCGGTTCCGGGGCCGATCTGTACATCGACACGTTCGCTTCGATGGGCAACATGGGCGGGGCGGCGACCGGCCCGACCGAGGCGGAATTCGCCGCGGCGGGCATCAAGCACGTCTATCTGGCCTCGACGGCGTGCGCGCCGCGCAAGAAGGTGCCGCAGCGGGACCTGTCCGCGGTGGAGGGCGATATCCGGCGCCTCGGGCAGGTCACGGGTACGTCGCCACGGGCATTGCAGCTGGTGGCGGAGATGGAGAAGAAGGTCGCCGAGGTGCGTAAGGCCATCGCGGACGTCCCGGTGGAGAAACGCCCGTCGTACTTCTTCTTCGATTTCGACGCGGGAACGAAGCAGCCCGTCGCCGTCTGCAACCGGCAGGTGGCGAACGCGGTGCTGACCGAGGCCGGGGCGCGGAACATCTTCGCGGACTGCGCGGGTGATTTCCGGCCGGTCTCGTGGGAGGACGTGGTCGACAAGGACCCGGACTGGATCCAGCTCGGCGTACGGAACCGGGGCAGTGCCGCGGCCAATGAGAAGGCATTCGCCGAAGCCGAACAATTCCTGAGGACATTCCCGGCCACGGCGGGCCTGCGCGCGGTGAAGGAAGGCAAGTTCCTGCGCATCGGCTCGGAGCGGACGACCATCGCGGGGGTCGGCAATGCCGATACGGTACGGCGGATCGCGGCGACGCTGTATACGGACCGGCTGGGCCGCCTGGACGGTTCGGTCTCGGGTGGCTCAGCCTTGGGCGGTTCGGCCTCGGGTGGTTCGGCATCGGACGGTTCGGTCTCGGGTGGCTCGGTCTCGGGCGGGGCGGCTGCGGGTGGGGTGGGCCGCTGA
- a CDS encoding FecCD family ABC transporter permease yields the protein MRRAARTSRGSARTSPGPARTSPNPARTSPNPAPTSPGPARTSPSPAQTLWIAVGLLLALLVALTAAVSLGATDIAPGEVWSVVLRRLGGEPPRPGTDDLIVWQLRVPRALLAALVGAGLGLVGTTTQALVRNPLADPYLLGISNGASLGAVAAIVLGAGAVAGADEVFGSGGVFGSGGVLGVGGGLGLSLAAFAGALAAFALVWTLARRGGGFAPLRLVLAGVGIGQFLAGFTSYLVLQAGDEQQTRGVLFWLMGSLGGATWGTLVLPVLAVPAGLLVLQARARALNALTMGDETAASVGVDVVRLRRLLFVVTSLLTGVLVAVSGAVAFVGLMVPHLCRLIVGGDHRRLLPLAALTGALLLVVVDIVCRTAMDGQELPVGVVTALIGAPVLLYVLDRRLGAGA from the coding sequence ATGCGGCGGGCCGCCCGTACGTCCCGGGGCTCCGCTCGTACGTCCCCAGGCCCTGCCCGTACGTCTCCGAATCCCGCCCGTACGTCTCCGAATCCCGCCCCTACGTCTCCAGGCCCCGCCCGTACCTCCCCGAGCCCCGCTCAGACGCTCTGGATCGCCGTCGGGCTTCTCCTCGCCCTGCTCGTCGCGCTGACCGCCGCCGTCTCGCTCGGTGCTACCGATATCGCCCCGGGTGAGGTGTGGTCGGTGGTGTTGCGGCGGCTGGGCGGGGAGCCGCCGCGGCCCGGTACGGACGATTTGATCGTCTGGCAGCTGCGGGTTCCCAGGGCGCTGCTCGCCGCGTTGGTCGGCGCGGGGCTCGGGCTCGTCGGTACGACCACCCAGGCGCTGGTGCGCAACCCGCTCGCCGACCCGTACCTGCTGGGCATCTCCAACGGCGCGTCGCTCGGCGCGGTGGCCGCGATCGTGCTGGGCGCGGGAGCGGTGGCCGGAGCGGACGAAGTGTTCGGGTCGGGGGGAGTGTTCGGGTCGGGGGGAGTGCTCGGGGTGGGCGGGGGCCTGGGGCTGTCGCTGGCCGCCTTCGCCGGGGCGCTCGCCGCGTTCGCGCTGGTCTGGACGCTGGCCCGGCGCGGTGGCGGCTTCGCGCCGCTGCGGCTGGTGCTCGCGGGTGTCGGCATCGGCCAGTTCCTGGCCGGGTTCACCAGCTATCTGGTTCTCCAGGCCGGGGACGAACAGCAGACGCGTGGCGTGCTGTTCTGGCTGATGGGCAGCCTCGGCGGCGCCACGTGGGGCACGCTCGTCCTGCCGGTGCTCGCCGTGCCCGCCGGGCTGCTGGTCCTCCAGGCACGTGCCCGCGCGCTCAACGCGCTGACCATGGGGGACGAGACGGCGGCGAGTGTGGGCGTGGACGTCGTCCGGCTGCGTCGGCTGCTGTTCGTGGTGACCAGCCTGCTGACCGGCGTATTGGTCGCGGTGTCCGGAGCTGTCGCCTTCGTGGGGCTGATGGTGCCGCATCTGTGCCGGCTGATCGTCGGTGGCGACCACCGTCGGCTGCTGCCGCTGGCCGCGCTCACCGGGGCGCTGCTGCTGGTCGTGGTGGACATCGTGTGCCGTACCGCCATGGACGGCCAGGAGTTGCCGGTGGGCGTGGTGACGGCGTTGATCGGTGCGCCGGTGCTGCTCTACGTGCTGGACCGGCGGTTGGGAGCGGGGGCATGA
- a CDS encoding ABC transporter ATP-binding protein produces MDMDADARTDGQHPRPTPGLRIDIEDLRVSYAGRCVVAGVRLMAAPGEIAGVVGPNGSGKSTVLRTVYRHLRPEAGRVLLAGEDIRSMPPTRTARHIAALPQERGGDFELTVHEVVAMGRTPYKRAFAGDDRADRETVARALAEVGLAGHGGRRFSALSGGERQRALLARAFAQDPDVLVLDEPTNHLDVRHQVELLTLLRGRACTTLVSLHDLNAAASVCDRLHVLSEGAVVASGAPRDVLTPELLAEVFGVRATVVDHPLTGDPLIAVDQRRIAEAVT; encoded by the coding sequence ATGGATATGGACGCGGATGCCCGTACCGACGGTCAACACCCCCGCCCCACCCCCGGACTCCGCATCGACATCGAGGACCTGCGCGTCTCCTACGCCGGCCGCTGTGTCGTGGCCGGTGTGCGTCTGATGGCCGCGCCGGGGGAGATCGCGGGCGTGGTCGGGCCGAACGGGAGCGGCAAGTCCACGGTGCTGCGAACCGTCTACCGGCATCTGCGGCCGGAGGCGGGACGGGTGCTGCTGGCCGGGGAGGACATCCGGTCGATGCCGCCGACGCGTACCGCCCGGCACATCGCCGCCCTGCCCCAGGAGCGGGGCGGCGACTTCGAGCTCACCGTTCACGAGGTGGTGGCGATGGGCCGCACCCCGTACAAGCGGGCGTTCGCGGGTGATGACCGTGCCGACCGGGAGACGGTGGCCCGTGCCCTGGCCGAGGTGGGACTGGCCGGGCACGGCGGGCGGCGGTTCTCGGCGCTGTCCGGCGGGGAGCGGCAGCGGGCGCTGCTGGCCCGCGCCTTCGCACAGGACCCGGACGTGCTCGTACTGGACGAGCCGACGAACCACCTGGACGTACGGCACCAGGTCGAGCTGCTGACCCTGCTGCGTGGCCGGGCCTGCACGACGCTCGTCTCGCTGCACGACCTGAACGCGGCGGCGTCGGTCTGCGACCGGCTGCATGTGCTGTCCGAGGGGGCGGTGGTGGCGTCCGGCGCGCCACGCGACGTGCTCACGCCGGAGCTGCTGGCCGAGGTGTTCGGGGTGCGGGCGACGGTGGTCGACCATCCGCTGACCGGGGACCCGCTGATCGCCGTCGATCAGCGGCGGATCGCCGAGGCCGTGACCTGA
- a CDS encoding L-tyrosine/L-tryptophan isonitrile synthase family protein, producing the protein MRHPTSCAPATMPLNASVSTALNAPAAVPLNPPAAMSPNAPAAMSPNAPAAVPLNPPPAIAPIPPAATTATTATTEPAATTAADILAILLPHRRTLEATAPPHDITPTHFPYQLQQLRNLVAARRPIVLTLPGFPCKSPNPAKVIGRLPDEGERLALRFLDGLCARIGRRYAPGARLVICSDGHIFSDLIGVPDPHVDAYNDALRAMIRTAGPSRPSHLSTFDLRDVYGDLPCDAKREHVLRRYAPSLEALRAETKDTAAHGGETLRLYRGITRFLFEDTTGFEGTRSALQRACRSRAYGVIRRSRAWGALIAEHHPDAVRLSIHPQPRGAAKFGIRLLDAPDAWMTPWHACVLRQADGGVRLLRAADAARLGRLVHRDGRPSHYVEEAGRPVPVPVPVPASASASAPGPGRTVAQVTASAIRR; encoded by the coding sequence ATGAGACACCCGACCTCCTGCGCACCGGCCACCATGCCCCTCAACGCATCGGTCTCCACGGCCCTCAACGCACCGGCCGCCGTGCCCCTCAACCCACCGGCCGCCATGTCCCCCAACGCACCGGCCGCCATGTCCCCCAACGCGCCGGCCGCCGTGCCCCTCAACCCACCGCCCGCCATAGCCCCCATCCCACCGGCCGCCACGACCGCCACCACAGCGACGACCGAGCCGGCAGCAACCACGGCGGCCGACATCCTCGCCATCCTCCTCCCCCACCGCCGCACGCTGGAGGCGACGGCCCCGCCGCACGACATCACCCCCACCCACTTCCCGTACCAACTACAGCAGTTGCGGAACCTGGTGGCCGCGCGTCGCCCCATCGTGCTCACCCTCCCCGGCTTCCCCTGCAAGTCCCCCAACCCCGCCAAGGTCATCGGCCGCCTCCCCGACGAGGGCGAACGCCTCGCCCTGCGCTTCCTCGACGGGCTCTGCGCCCGGATCGGCCGGCGGTACGCGCCCGGCGCACGGCTCGTCATCTGCTCCGACGGGCACATCTTCAGCGACCTGATCGGCGTTCCGGACCCGCACGTCGACGCGTACAACGACGCGCTGCGCGCCATGATCCGTACGGCCGGGCCGTCCCGCCCGAGCCACCTGAGCACCTTCGACCTCCGCGACGTCTACGGGGACCTGCCCTGCGACGCCAAACGCGAGCACGTACTCCGCCGGTACGCCCCCTCCCTGGAAGCCCTGCGCGCCGAAACGAAGGACACGGCGGCCCACGGCGGCGAAACGCTGCGCCTGTACCGGGGCATCACCCGTTTCCTGTTCGAGGACACCACCGGTTTCGAGGGCACCCGCTCCGCGCTGCAACGCGCCTGCCGCAGCCGTGCCTACGGAGTCATCCGGCGCAGCCGCGCCTGGGGCGCGCTGATCGCCGAGCACCACCCCGACGCGGTACGGCTGTCCATCCACCCGCAGCCGCGCGGCGCGGCCAAGTTCGGCATCCGGCTGCTCGACGCACCCGACGCCTGGATGACGCCCTGGCACGCGTGCGTACTGCGGCAGGCCGACGGCGGCGTACGGCTGCTGCGCGCGGCGGACGCGGCGCGGCTCGGGCGCCTCGTCCACCGGGACGGCCGCCCGAGCCACTACGTGGAGGAGGCCGGGCGGCCGGTGCCGGTGCCGGTGCCGGTGCCAGCGTCGGCGTCGGCGTCGGCCCCCGGGCCGGGCCGGACGGTGGCTCAGGTCACGGCCTCGGCGATCCGCCGCTGA